AGGTGCGTGATCACCTGCCGGACGGGATGGCGCGCGCAGGCGCTGCCTGGGATGGCGTTCCTCTGCGTTCCTCTTGGCCGCGACGCCGATGCTCGCCAACACGGCGTCGCGGCCAAGGCGGCACGCCGTTGGCGGTTCGCTTGAGCGAGGGGTTAGGCGGCACGGCTGCCCACGCTAGATGACGACTCTTGCCGCAGCCGTGGCTGTGTTGCCCGTGTTTGGCGTGCCTTGCGGCTCAATGAGCAGTATGTGCGCCTCTTCCTCCGCTACAGGGCAGTGCTCCACGCCCTTTGGGACGACGTACAGCTCGCCGGGTTCCAGTTTGACGCTTCCGTCGCGCAACTGGATTGTCAGTTCCCCTTTGAGCACCAGGAAGAAGTCGTCCGTGTCGTCGTGCTTGTGCCAAGTAAACGGGCCTTTGACCTTGACGACCATCAGGTCGTGGCCGTTGAACTGCCCGACAGTCCTCGGTTGGTAGTGTTCAGAGAAGGTTTCAAGCTTCTCGGCTAGATTGATTGACTTCATGGTGCTCCTGGAGGCGGGAGATTCCAAGCCGATATGAAGGGGCCGCGTCTTGGGCTGCTCGATCGTCGTTCCGCAGACCACAGAACGTGTTCGGTGCCCGCCCAACGCCACGCGCATCAGCCGTGCCGCCCCGATAGATCGAGAAGGCGTTGTAGCCGATGCTGCTGCCAAAATCGACCCGATCTTGTGGACGCGAAGCGGCATCGACTGCATGCGCTTGTTGGACCGCGACTTTATTGAGTATCCGTTCAGGGGGTGCAGCAAAAGGTTGGCTTTCTGGTGCAGAATCACGCTCAGGCCGTCGTCACAATATTCGCAATTCCGCGCTATGCAACCGCATTCCAGCGCCATTTTTACACCCCTGAACGGATACCTTATTGAAGCTGAATGCCAATAATTGCGTTTTTGC
The sequence above is drawn from the Candidatus Kouleothrix ribensis genome and encodes:
- a CDS encoding cupin domain-containing protein — its product is MKSINLAEKLETFSEHYQPRTVGQFNGHDLMVVKVKGPFTWHKHDDTDDFFLVLKGELTIQLRDGSVKLEPGELYVVPKGVEHCPVAEEEAHILLIEPQGTPNTGNTATAAARVVI